A region from the Leptospirillum ferriphilum ML-04 genome encodes:
- the fliW gene encoding flagellar assembly protein FliW: protein MNSFQTTRFGKIPVDPEKILHFHEGLPGFPHAYQFYLLETAEPNVFYWLQSLDDPALAFVVMDPENLVSGYREKVLAALHDPFFQGRDILSLVIVTMLSTDSMTANLQGPLVIRFPDRAGRQVLLFDNEDWLRFPLLETQENH, encoded by the coding sequence GTGAACTCTTTTCAAACGACCCGATTTGGAAAAATCCCCGTCGACCCTGAAAAAATTCTTCATTTTCACGAAGGACTGCCCGGATTTCCCCACGCCTATCAGTTTTATCTCCTGGAAACCGCCGAGCCAAATGTCTTTTACTGGTTGCAATCGTTGGATGATCCGGCTCTGGCCTTTGTGGTCATGGATCCCGAAAACCTTGTTTCCGGCTACCGGGAGAAAGTTCTGGCAGCGCTCCATGATCCGTTTTTTCAGGGAAGGGACATTCTCTCTCTCGTCATCGTGACCATGCTGTCGACGGACTCCATGACGGCCAATCTTCAGGGACCTCTTGTGATCCGGTTCCCGGACCGGGCAGGTCGTCAGGTTCTTCTGTTCGACAATGAAGACTGGCTCCGGTTCCCCCTTCTGGAGACCCAGGAGAACCATTAA
- the csrA gene encoding carbon storage regulator CsrA encodes MLILTRKTGEGIKVGDNIRIVVLEVKGSQVRLGIEAPHDLSIHRDEVWEKIMEENKKATTVTPDQMEILVRKFSSPGGQPQKRNESGNGGMKK; translated from the coding sequence ATTTTAATCCTGACGAGAAAAACCGGAGAAGGCATCAAGGTGGGCGACAATATCCGGATCGTCGTGCTCGAGGTCAAGGGTTCCCAGGTGCGTTTGGGGATCGAAGCCCCTCATGATCTTTCCATCCACCGGGACGAAGTGTGGGAGAAAATTATGGAAGAAAACAAAAAAGCGACAACAGTGACGCCGGATCAAATGGAAATCCTTGTCCGGAAATTTTCTTCTCCGGGAGGTCAGCCTCAGAAGAGGAACGAATCCGGAAACGGGGGGATGAAAAAGTGA
- a CDS encoding flagellin, producing MIRVTGLMTNREVIASHDQAIDNLYDVDRQISSGKQFETPGDAPGRMGESLRINRNLSVTRRIIENAREGANRLKLMESILDQVGTLLIRAKGLAIRMANDTMTAEDRRVGAQELERTLEQVVSLANTKAGEQYLFSGTNVTRPPFHFTDPKLNPGSVAYLGNHRSETVQQGFSPRQREAGLMPVTEAGDRILGDSAADPFGNKPLPVMRRFLLGLLSNDQPQITRSIDELDRTIHSVTERAAVLGTRERAIRTTVDRLEKYTISQKTLKSQNEDVDVPKAVSKLALNQNFLALSTKASRDILRNTQNVLFS from the coding sequence ATGATTCGCGTCACCGGTCTCATGACAAACCGGGAGGTGATTGCTTCCCACGATCAGGCCATCGACAACCTTTACGACGTCGACCGCCAGATTTCTTCCGGAAAACAGTTTGAGACTCCCGGAGACGCTCCCGGACGGATGGGAGAGTCTCTCCGGATCAATCGCAATTTGTCGGTCACCCGCCGGATCATCGAAAACGCGCGGGAGGGAGCCAATCGCCTGAAGTTGATGGAGAGCATCCTGGATCAGGTGGGAACACTTTTGATTCGGGCAAAGGGGTTGGCCATCCGGATGGCCAACGATACGATGACGGCAGAGGATCGTCGCGTCGGTGCACAGGAACTGGAGAGAACTCTCGAGCAGGTCGTTTCGCTCGCAAATACAAAGGCCGGGGAGCAGTATCTGTTTTCCGGGACAAACGTGACCCGCCCGCCTTTCCATTTTACCGATCCGAAACTGAACCCCGGTTCCGTCGCCTACCTGGGCAATCACCGGTCCGAGACTGTACAGCAGGGATTTTCTCCCCGTCAGCGGGAGGCGGGTCTGATGCCGGTGACCGAGGCAGGAGACAGGATTCTGGGAGACAGTGCGGCAGATCCTTTTGGAAACAAGCCTCTCCCTGTCATGCGCCGATTCCTTCTCGGTCTTCTGTCCAACGACCAGCCACAGATCACGCGTTCCATTGATGAGCTTGACCGGACCATTCATTCCGTTACCGAAAGGGCGGCCGTCCTCGGGACCCGTGAAAGAGCAATTCGCACCACGGTCGACCGTCTTGAAAAATATACGATCAGCCAGAAAACCCTGAAAAGCCAGAACGAAGATGTCGATGTTCCGAAGGCTGTCTCCAAACTGGCTCTGAACCAGAATTTTCTCGCTCTTTCCACGAAAGCGTCGAGGGACATTCTCCGCAACACGCAAAACGTTCTTTTTTCCTGA
- the flgK gene encoding flagellar hook-associated protein FlgK yields MSGVLGILNIGKSGIEANEAGLSTAGQNISNVNTPGYTVENVQFDQSQPNHGSPGMVGNGVRATGIRRVVNSFLDAQMIRQKTRMGFWESSRLSLSELDTYFTHAQNQGLSKDISRYLSTWEVVANHPLDRSARATLITYGKNLAEDFHQMASLYSQTRNRLGELLTSSVSTVNADLSKIAHLNREILRAEAGGESPNTLIDQRQQLMVQISTLTNAHFFTDKNGAITLHLGGQAAITDIDSGRLEAVFDSSRNGFRILIHPPGHSGPPIDITDRIHGGKIGGYLDVRDKKVPLLEEHLDSLAHGLINHVNALHVQGYGLNGKTNQNFFLPTTTVEAQGSLPPGVTLTANAVNPDEANSPVDVTVSRSTIVVRDSSGKILRKESLSQGTGTVRVSGYLIRVSGVGKNEEAHVRVSGGNDTRGAALSMQVNALDPEDLAAGQFPVREGHNQGDNKNAHLLFGLLQDRLHFSGGEKPVSLHDFFATSVSTVGAWARNARDHYVAQSLIQKGLENQRMTISGVSIAGESARIIQYEKAYQASANLIHMTNRLLDTLVRLPNMSS; encoded by the coding sequence ATGTCTGGAGTGCTGGGTATCCTGAACATCGGAAAATCGGGGATCGAGGCAAACGAGGCCGGACTGTCCACGGCCGGACAGAATATCTCGAACGTCAACACCCCCGGCTACACGGTGGAGAATGTCCAGTTTGACCAGTCCCAGCCGAACCACGGGTCTCCCGGAATGGTCGGAAACGGAGTCCGTGCGACAGGAATCCGTCGAGTCGTCAACTCGTTCCTCGACGCACAGATGATCCGTCAGAAAACGCGCATGGGTTTTTGGGAGTCCTCCCGCCTGTCCCTCTCCGAACTGGATACCTACTTCACCCATGCCCAGAATCAGGGGCTGTCGAAAGACATCAGCCGCTATCTGTCGACGTGGGAAGTTGTCGCAAACCACCCTCTCGACCGGTCCGCGCGCGCAACGCTGATCACATATGGCAAAAATCTGGCCGAAGACTTCCACCAGATGGCGAGCCTCTACAGCCAGACCCGCAATCGTCTGGGAGAACTTTTGACCTCCTCCGTCTCGACAGTAAACGCGGATCTCTCGAAGATCGCGCACCTGAACCGGGAAATCCTGCGGGCCGAAGCGGGAGGGGAATCCCCCAATACCCTGATCGATCAGCGCCAGCAGCTGATGGTGCAAATTTCGACCCTCACGAATGCGCATTTTTTCACGGACAAAAATGGAGCCATCACCTTGCATCTGGGAGGGCAGGCTGCCATTACCGATATCGACAGCGGACGTCTGGAAGCGGTTTTTGATTCGTCCCGAAACGGTTTTCGGATTCTGATTCACCCTCCCGGTCACTCGGGGCCACCCATCGATATCACGGACCGTATTCACGGAGGGAAGATCGGAGGATATCTCGACGTCCGGGACAAGAAAGTCCCTCTTCTGGAAGAACATCTGGATTCTCTGGCGCACGGTCTCATCAATCATGTCAACGCGCTCCATGTCCAGGGCTATGGGCTCAACGGAAAAACGAACCAGAATTTTTTCTTGCCAACGACAACCGTTGAAGCGCAGGGAAGTCTCCCTCCCGGTGTAACCCTGACCGCGAATGCGGTGAATCCGGATGAGGCGAATAGTCCCGTTGACGTGACTGTTTCCCGGAGCACGATTGTGGTCCGGGACTCTTCGGGGAAAATCCTCCGGAAAGAATCGTTGTCTCAGGGGACCGGGACGGTCCGTGTGTCGGGATACCTCATCCGGGTGAGCGGTGTCGGGAAAAACGAAGAGGCCCACGTGCGGGTTTCCGGCGGAAATGACACCCGGGGGGCCGCCCTGTCGATGCAAGTGAATGCTCTCGATCCGGAAGATCTGGCGGCCGGTCAGTTTCCTGTCCGGGAAGGTCATAATCAGGGCGACAACAAGAATGCACACCTTCTGTTCGGTCTTTTGCAGGACCGGTTGCATTTTTCCGGAGGGGAGAAGCCGGTCAGCCTGCACGATTTTTTCGCCACCAGCGTTTCGACGGTGGGAGCATGGGCCCGGAATGCCCGTGACCACTATGTCGCTCAGAGCCTGATCCAGAAAGGTCTTGAAAACCAGAGAATGACCATTTCCGGGGTCTCCATCGCCGGAGAGTCCGCCCGAATCATTCAGTACGAGAAAGCCTATCAGGCATCGGCCAATCTCATTCACATGACAAACCGGCTTCTGGACACCCTCGTCCGTCTGCCGAACATGTCATCCTGA
- the flgN gene encoding flagellar protein FlgN — protein MSQDQPDSNPPERVSSPQDSSLASLLPTLLDHVRLLTEILQKEQDLLLSGPPEDLEEILSRKMLASDRLSDLLARSGLGSLFEGSRESLVPLPENAPSLSELKAGLLHLSEIASVNLVIARESAQTVAGFLKALRQSEGDFETYGARGDLGMTLGSPALVSTRR, from the coding sequence ATGAGCCAGGACCAGCCGGATTCCAATCCCCCTGAACGGGTTTCCTCTCCTCAGGATTCTTCTCTTGCATCCCTTTTGCCGACATTGCTCGATCATGTTCGTCTCCTGACGGAAATCCTGCAGAAAGAGCAGGACCTTCTTCTTTCAGGTCCTCCGGAGGACCTGGAAGAGATTCTGTCCCGGAAGATGCTGGCGTCGGACCGGTTGAGCGATCTTCTCGCAAGATCCGGTCTGGGCTCCCTCTTTGAGGGGTCCCGGGAATCTCTTGTTCCTCTTCCGGAGAACGCACCCTCTCTTTCTGAGTTGAAGGCAGGCCTTCTTCATCTCTCGGAAATCGCCAGCGTCAATCTTGTGATTGCCCGGGAATCCGCCCAGACGGTGGCCGGCTTCCTGAAAGCCCTTCGGCAATCCGAGGGCGATTTTGAAACGTATGGCGCCCGGGGGGATCTGGGAATGACTCTGGGATCGCCGGCGCTGGTTTCCACCCGGAGGTAG
- the flgM gene encoding flagellar biosynthesis anti-sigma factor FlgM, giving the protein MADQGSGIGPTGSSQSGNVRPEEITRKDRARKTESSGKTPDTASPTGTGKTDVLVISGPAKQIAHLRDLIRQEPDIRSEKVMEIKNRVNRGEYHVPAREILRKMVETAVEEARSRKGES; this is encoded by the coding sequence ATGGCGGATCAGGGAAGCGGAATCGGACCGACAGGGTCAAGTCAGTCAGGAAACGTCCGACCGGAAGAGATTACCCGGAAGGACCGGGCGCGTAAGACGGAATCTTCCGGAAAAACCCCGGACACAGCTTCTCCGACGGGAACCGGAAAGACCGATGTCCTGGTGATTTCCGGTCCGGCGAAACAGATTGCGCATCTTCGTGATCTGATCCGGCAGGAACCGGATATCCGGTCCGAAAAAGTCATGGAGATCAAAAATCGGGTCAATCGGGGTGAATATCATGTTCCAGCCAGAGAAATTCTTCGAAAAATGGTGGAGACGGCCGTGGAGGAAGCCCGGAGCCGTAAGGGGGAATCCTGA
- a CDS encoding flagellin: MSGLVINTNTASLGAQYNLNATQDRLNRSINRLSSGYRVNTPADDPAGYAIGQVMNSYVKSVQQAIRNAHDGAGLIQTTNGALLTDNDILVKMRQLAIQAANSTYAPEDLSVLQNEYQHLMSEINRIALVTNFNGRKVLDGSMMNGMVFQIDSGTDDTNRLVVSIPSISTDVLGIYQNSVLVMSLGATSIMNESMAISAISAIDGAMAELNTIQGTLGAFQERMTWTIRNLNTALVNVQASKSQIKDVNFASETANFVKNRILQQSSTAVLSQANQIPQAAVKLIP; the protein is encoded by the coding sequence ATGAGCGGATTGGTAATCAACACAAATACGGCCAGTCTGGGTGCTCAATATAATCTGAACGCCACCCAGGACCGATTGAACCGTTCCATCAACAGACTGTCCAGCGGTTACAGGGTCAACACACCGGCCGATGACCCGGCAGGGTATGCGATCGGGCAGGTGATGAATTCCTATGTCAAATCCGTGCAGCAGGCGATCCGGAACGCCCATGACGGAGCCGGTCTTATTCAGACGACGAACGGTGCATTGCTCACGGACAACGACATCCTTGTCAAGATGCGTCAGTTGGCGATCCAGGCGGCAAACTCGACATATGCTCCCGAAGATCTCTCCGTGTTGCAGAACGAATATCAGCATCTGATGAGCGAAATCAACCGTATCGCTCTGGTGACAAACTTCAATGGCCGCAAAGTCCTGGATGGGAGCATGATGAACGGAATGGTGTTCCAGATTGACTCCGGAACCGATGACACCAATCGTCTGGTCGTCAGTATTCCCTCCATCAGTACGGACGTTTTGGGGATCTATCAGAACTCTGTTCTGGTCATGAGCCTCGGTGCGACCTCCATTATGAACGAATCCATGGCGATTTCCGCGATCTCTGCCATCGATGGGGCCATGGCGGAACTCAACACGATTCAGGGAACCCTGGGTGCGTTCCAGGAGAGAATGACCTGGACCATCCGGAACCTGAACACGGCTCTGGTCAATGTGCAAGCTTCGAAGAGCCAGATCAAGGATGTGAACTTTGCGAGTGAAACAGCAAATTTCGTTAAAAACCGGATTCTGCAGCAGTCCAGCACGGCCGTTCTCTCCCAGGCCAACCAGATTCCACAGGCTGCCGTCAAGCTGATTCCATAA
- a CDS encoding rod-binding protein, which translates to MKISGTENERGAVSSRVGSDQAGGEKKFEKASRLFEEMMIGILVKEMWKTVPKGGMMPTSTGMDVAQEMYQKELAKEMSRAGGLGLSREINEQFRKDLNRDVLPPEEPFRIGDPGNLDTEA; encoded by the coding sequence ATGAAGATATCCGGGACAGAAAACGAAAGGGGCGCCGTTTCTTCCCGGGTCGGCTCCGATCAGGCCGGTGGAGAAAAAAAGTTTGAAAAAGCGTCCCGGCTGTTTGAAGAAATGATGATCGGGATTCTTGTGAAGGAGATGTGGAAGACCGTTCCAAAGGGGGGAATGATGCCAACGTCGACCGGAATGGACGTGGCTCAGGAGATGTACCAGAAAGAATTGGCAAAAGAAATGTCCCGGGCCGGGGGCCTGGGGCTGTCCCGCGAGATCAACGAGCAGTTCCGGAAGGATTTAAACAGGGATGTTCTTCCTCCGGAGGAACCGTTTCGGATCGGAGACCCCGGGAACCTGGACACAGAAGCCTGA
- a CDS encoding flagellar basal body P-ring protein FlgI, producing MNIYAMCVLAFLVLGCFSSPADVRAERIEDIAHVEGVTDNPLVGYGLVVGLPGTGDTKMTPFTRRTLESALSRLGVHTRDLDQKIRGHNIAAVVVTGRLIPFLRVGSRMSVHVASIGDATSLEGGTLLLAALKGPDGKVYATAQGPVNTDRAERVGFPKDKKEPLGGRRTTGGVSDGGLVVRGLPIVYNGRKHLWINLNHSSFTTASRIVRAINAHFQSRLAVASDAGTITVNIPATDQDNVVGFMAGVLNLRVTPDSEPLVVVNQQTGTIVISRDVSVLPCAVSQKDLTVQVGTGAPGKPSPGEPLRLVDRSVSLRQVVRALNLLGTRTPDLIAILEALKESGALKARIRVAG from the coding sequence ATGAACATCTATGCAATGTGCGTACTTGCTTTTCTCGTGCTGGGATGTTTTTCCTCGCCGGCGGATGTCCGGGCGGAACGGATCGAGGATATTGCCCATGTGGAAGGCGTGACGGACAACCCTCTTGTCGGCTATGGACTTGTCGTGGGTCTGCCGGGAACGGGAGACACCAAAATGACACCTTTTACCCGGAGGACTCTTGAATCGGCGCTTTCGCGCCTGGGGGTCCATACCCGTGACCTCGATCAGAAGATCCGGGGGCACAATATTGCTGCCGTTGTTGTGACAGGGAGGCTGATCCCGTTTCTGAGAGTGGGGAGCCGGATGAGCGTCCATGTCGCCTCCATCGGAGATGCCACAAGCCTGGAGGGAGGCACCCTTCTTCTGGCGGCCTTGAAAGGTCCGGACGGAAAAGTCTATGCGACTGCCCAGGGGCCGGTCAACACAGACCGGGCGGAACGGGTCGGATTTCCGAAAGACAAAAAAGAACCCCTGGGCGGAAGGCGAACGACAGGTGGCGTTAGCGATGGTGGACTGGTGGTCCGGGGTCTCCCCATTGTCTATAACGGAAGAAAGCATCTCTGGATCAACCTGAACCACTCCTCTTTTACAACGGCTTCTCGAATTGTGCGGGCGATTAATGCCCACTTCCAGTCCCGACTGGCTGTTGCATCGGATGCAGGGACCATCACGGTCAACATTCCCGCGACCGACCAGGACAATGTTGTCGGATTTATGGCCGGGGTTTTGAACTTGCGCGTCACTCCCGATTCGGAGCCGCTGGTGGTCGTCAATCAGCAGACCGGAACGATTGTCATCAGCCGGGATGTGTCCGTACTGCCATGTGCGGTTTCCCAGAAAGACCTGACCGTCCAGGTCGGTACAGGAGCACCCGGAAAGCCCTCTCCCGGGGAACCCTTGCGTCTTGTGGACCGGTCGGTTTCTCTGCGGCAGGTCGTCCGGGCACTCAATCTTCTGGGAACCCGGACGCCAGATCTGATTGCGATTCTGGAAGCCCTGAAGGAGTCGGGTGCCCTGAAGGCCCGGATTCGTGTCGCGGGATGA
- a CDS encoding flagellar basal body L-ring protein FlgH — translation MRRNSPVGLLLVFIFLSGCAPAVKAHYPVVSDQAPRRLPPHPVQQYFDGSLYRPDGMADLASDQNAKFRGETVWIKIPKKNGLPGFPQDHETLMGAVVVREAPPDELVVFAHRTVRRKNEVRRWILEGRIRREDIGYDNTIPVRKLSMARYRYDHEQGGQKKRFQKALNPLPASVPGPSSNGLPKGKSVGQPPKTSSGPPPIQGGGGS, via the coding sequence ATGCGGCGGAATAGCCCTGTCGGCCTCCTTTTGGTTTTCATTTTTCTGTCGGGATGCGCTCCCGCTGTGAAAGCCCACTATCCTGTCGTCTCAGACCAGGCACCACGACGCCTTCCTCCGCACCCGGTCCAGCAATATTTTGACGGGTCCCTTTATCGGCCTGACGGGATGGCCGACCTCGCCTCCGACCAGAACGCCAAATTTCGCGGAGAAACGGTCTGGATCAAAATTCCGAAGAAAAATGGACTCCCGGGATTCCCCCAGGATCATGAAACGCTGATGGGAGCGGTCGTTGTTCGGGAAGCTCCTCCGGACGAGCTGGTGGTCTTCGCCCACCGGACCGTCCGGAGGAAGAACGAAGTCCGTCGATGGATCCTGGAAGGAAGAATCCGTCGCGAAGACATCGGATACGACAACACCATTCCTGTCCGGAAACTTTCGATGGCGCGCTATCGATATGACCATGAGCAAGGAGGACAGAAAAAGCGTTTTCAGAAAGCCCTGAATCCGCTTCCTGCCAGCGTGCCGGGACCTTCCTCAAACGGTCTTCCGAAGGGAAAGAGCGTGGGACAGCCTCCGAAAACGTCTTCGGGACCACCGCCCATCCAGGGAGGAGGGGGGTCATGA
- a CDS encoding flagella basal body P-ring formation protein FlgA: MGPGMLLSRFLWVIGLFWLLSGNALSASRAEAGKEILVARGDSSVRVDKAVLDRQVSRLLGVPEGTLSYHHLPASFPVPDSRDVRGTLQVEGRDGSDTHLALLVKRENVVQEMFYFTVRIGHRFRSSGRPFSKRKNGMKSLEEEEGVRSGDTVRIQAVGTGFVISLPGIAQESGRNGDQIAVFNPMSGSRVQATVTGPDRVRIRLKGADHAAE, encoded by the coding sequence ATGGGACCTGGAATGCTCCTGTCCCGGTTTTTGTGGGTGATCGGACTCTTTTGGCTCTTGTCCGGGAATGCTTTGTCCGCATCCCGGGCGGAAGCGGGAAAAGAGATTCTGGTGGCCAGGGGAGACTCCTCTGTCCGGGTGGACAAAGCCGTCCTTGATAGGCAGGTTTCCCGGTTGTTGGGAGTTCCGGAGGGCACATTGTCCTATCATCATCTTCCCGCGTCGTTTCCGGTCCCGGATTCCAGGGATGTGCGTGGCACTCTCCAGGTGGAAGGTCGGGACGGCAGCGATACCCATCTGGCGCTGCTGGTCAAAAGAGAGAATGTTGTCCAGGAGATGTTCTATTTTACCGTTCGGATCGGTCATCGGTTCCGCTCTTCCGGAAGACCCTTTTCGAAACGGAAGAATGGAATGAAGTCTCTGGAGGAGGAAGAGGGAGTTCGCTCCGGCGATACGGTCCGGATTCAGGCCGTGGGGACAGGATTTGTCATCTCCCTTCCGGGGATTGCCCAGGAAAGCGGAAGGAACGGCGATCAGATTGCCGTTTTCAATCCGATGTCCGGTTCACGCGTCCAGGCGACAGTCACTGGTCCGGATCGCGTCCGGATTCGCCTGAAAGGAGCGGACCATGCGGCGGAATAG
- the flgG gene encoding flagellar basal-body rod protein FlgG: protein MFRSLWNAASGMEAQQTSLDVITNNLANVNTTGFKRQRANFQDLMYQTLVPPGEAQSLLGNQSPTGMQVGLGVRSGSVQKIFLQGSFRQTNNPLDLAIQGNGFFQISLPDGRTAYTRDGTFSIDGQGRLVTQDGLPTNPPITVPPNAKSVNVSPAGEVSVMLPGQVQPVRVGQLVLSQFVNPAGLESRGNNLFMETAASGQPQLSNPGTNGTGRLQSGFLEASNVNVAEELVNMVIGQRAYQMDATGIRTVNRMLGYTATL from the coding sequence ATGTTCAGATCTCTCTGGAACGCGGCTTCGGGAATGGAAGCACAACAGACCAGCCTCGACGTGATCACCAACAATCTTGCCAATGTCAATACGACAGGGTTCAAGAGACAGCGGGCGAATTTTCAGGATCTGATGTATCAGACGCTTGTTCCTCCCGGTGAAGCCCAGTCTCTCCTGGGAAATCAGAGTCCAACCGGTATGCAGGTCGGGCTTGGTGTCCGGTCCGGCAGTGTCCAGAAAATCTTTTTGCAGGGGTCGTTCCGTCAGACAAACAATCCGCTGGATCTGGCGATTCAGGGAAATGGTTTCTTTCAGATCTCCCTTCCGGACGGACGGACCGCTTATACCAGAGACGGCACATTCAGCATTGACGGTCAGGGCCGTCTTGTCACGCAGGACGGGTTGCCGACAAACCCACCGATCACCGTCCCTCCGAATGCGAAATCCGTCAACGTTTCTCCTGCCGGAGAGGTGTCGGTGATGTTGCCGGGACAGGTTCAGCCGGTTCGGGTGGGTCAGCTGGTCCTTTCCCAGTTCGTCAATCCGGCAGGCCTTGAAAGTCGTGGCAACAACCTCTTTATGGAAACAGCCGCCTCCGGACAGCCCCAGCTCTCCAATCCAGGAACCAATGGAACCGGCCGCCTCCAGTCGGGTTTTCTGGAAGCCTCCAATGTCAATGTTGCTGAAGAACTTGTCAACATGGTCATTGGACAAAGAGCCTATCAGATGGATGCCACGGGCATCCGCACTGTCAACCGGATGCTTGGATATACGGCGACCTTGTAG
- a CDS encoding flagellar hook-basal body protein, which produces MRQAEFALVSGAQAQEQLMDVLTNNLANVNTPGFKRDRVTFRTYLPHREWLHKTPSDQPGFRMTPWGEFPTPWGMAGKDVPHAGVDGIHVGYAQGSFRSTGNPLDVAIKGEGFFRILTPRGEVLSRNGRFTLDRGGRLVTHEGYGVLGEDGKNIRLPESVPGGVRVKADGTVLKGNRVMGRLAVVVPENGTGHLAKVGDGLFMADGKTAPVADPDVLAGGFESSNVNGTFEMVRMIEAMRSFETHLKALQTLNELTRRTVNDISVIA; this is translated from the coding sequence ATGCGACAAGCCGAATTTGCACTGGTTTCCGGAGCGCAGGCACAGGAACAGCTGATGGATGTGCTGACCAATAATCTGGCCAATGTGAACACCCCGGGTTTCAAGAGGGATCGTGTCACGTTCCGGACCTATCTTCCCCATCGGGAATGGCTGCACAAGACGCCTTCCGATCAGCCCGGTTTCCGGATGACGCCCTGGGGAGAGTTCCCGACCCCCTGGGGAATGGCTGGAAAAGATGTGCCGCATGCCGGTGTGGATGGGATTCATGTGGGTTATGCCCAGGGAAGCTTTCGGTCGACGGGAAACCCTCTGGATGTCGCCATCAAGGGAGAAGGATTTTTTCGGATTCTGACTCCCCGGGGGGAAGTATTAAGCCGGAACGGTCGATTTACCCTGGACCGCGGAGGTCGTCTTGTGACGCACGAAGGGTACGGGGTGCTTGGAGAGGATGGGAAAAATATCCGTCTTCCCGAGTCCGTTCCGGGAGGGGTTCGTGTGAAGGCGGACGGGACCGTTCTGAAAGGAAATCGCGTCATGGGAAGACTGGCGGTTGTCGTTCCGGAAAATGGAACCGGACATCTTGCCAAAGTTGGGGACGGACTGTTCATGGCGGATGGAAAAACCGCCCCGGTGGCCGACCCCGATGTCCTCGCAGGCGGTTTCGAGAGCTCCAATGTCAATGGAACGTTTGAAATGGTCCGTATGATCGAGGCCATGCGATCGTTTGAAACCCATCTGAAGGCTCTTCAGACACTCAATGAGCTGACACGCCGAACGGTCAACGATATTTCGGTGATTGCCTGA
- a CDS encoding fumarylacetoacetate hydrolase family protein gives MMVLPEMPPGFRLARFEKDGTLFWGVLSEDGSRLHPLSGPGHGSFSLLDVRLHPPVTPGKIIAVGLNYRAHGNEMGKPLPEEPLLFMKATSALLPPNGEIRLPRMSRRVDFEGEIALVMGKKASGISPEEVPLFVYGITCANDVTARDLQKKDVQYTRAKSFDTFCPLGPVILTGALPDDRRLRTEVNGVVRQEARASDMIFDPLTLVSFISQVMTLEPGDVILTGTPSGVGPLSPMDRVSVSLEGVGSLVNVVGADPHLSPNFTRE, from the coding sequence ATGATGGTTCTGCCTGAAATGCCTCCGGGTTTTCGTCTTGCCAGGTTCGAAAAGGATGGGACCCTGTTTTGGGGGGTTCTCTCGGAAGACGGGTCCCGTCTTCATCCGCTTTCAGGTCCGGGGCATGGTTCTTTTTCCCTGTTGGATGTCCGTCTTCACCCGCCGGTGACTCCGGGAAAAATTATTGCTGTCGGACTGAACTACAGGGCACACGGAAATGAGATGGGAAAGCCCTTGCCGGAAGAACCTCTCCTCTTTATGAAGGCGACTTCGGCCCTGTTGCCTCCGAACGGGGAAATCCGTCTTCCCCGGATGTCCAGGAGAGTCGATTTCGAAGGAGAAATTGCCCTTGTCATGGGAAAGAAAGCCTCCGGGATCTCTCCGGAGGAAGTTCCTCTCTTCGTTTACGGGATTACGTGTGCCAACGATGTGACGGCGAGAGATTTGCAGAAAAAGGACGTTCAATACACCCGCGCAAAAAGTTTTGACACGTTTTGTCCTCTGGGCCCGGTCATCCTGACCGGAGCGCTTCCCGACGATCGCAGACTCAGGACGGAAGTCAATGGTGTTGTCCGCCAGGAAGCCCGTGCTTCAGACATGATCTTCGACCCCCTGACCCTTGTCTCCTTCATCAGCCAGGTGATGACACTCGAACCGGGGGACGTCATTCTGACCGGAACTCCGTCGGGCGTTGGTCCGCTTTCTCCCATGGACAGGGTCTCAGTCTCCCTTGAGGGGGTTGGTTCTCTCGTCAATGTGGTGGGCGCGGATCCCCATTTATCCCCGAATTTTACACGCGAATAA